A part of Amphiprion ocellaris isolate individual 3 ecotype Okinawa chromosome 16, ASM2253959v1, whole genome shotgun sequence genomic DNA contains:
- the LOC111574673 gene encoding transmembrane protein 229b-like: protein MDARKLNVRRVRGSNEQGTGVEDEAAAESSHPLSSLARLYMYALHGCLCEVAFTAVWDWCRTQDRRLAGHSSLWALPMYATAIYLMEGLRAMLLAQHHSLPVRLTAYTMFIYLWEFSWGVGLRLLGACPWDYSDHRYNLGGLVTLEYAVPWAVAAFIAEQHVIRNTLRIRLLN, encoded by the exons ATGGACGCAAGAAAGCTAAATGTAAGGAGAGTGCGGGGTAGTAATGAACAAG GGACTGGTGTTGAAGATGAAGCCGCAGCAGAATCCAGTCATCCTCTGTCTTCTCTTGCTCGTCTCTATATGTACGCGCTGCATGGCTGCCTTTGTGAGGTGGCCTTCACCGCTGTGTGGGACTGGTGCAGGACCCAGGACAGGAGACTGGCAGGTCACAGCAGCCTGTGGGCACTGCCCATGTACGCCACTGCAATCTACCTCATGGAGGGCCTGAGGGCCATGCTGCTGGCTCAGCATCACTCGCTGCCTGTGCGGCTGACAGCCTACACCATGTTCATCTACCTCTGGGAGTTCAGCTGGGGGGTAGGGCTGAGGCTGCTGGGGGCCTGTCCCTGGGACTATTCAGATCATAGGTACAACCTGGGAGGACTGGTGACCCTGGAGTACGCTGTGCCTTGGGCTGTGGCAGCATTTATAGCAGAGCAGCATGTGATCAGGAACACTCTGAGGATAAGGCTGCTCAACTGA
- the papolg gene encoding poly(A) polymerase gamma gives MKEMSSTMPGGQQPQKHYGITSAISLAPPREIDRQYTKKLCDAMKPFGVFEDEEELNHRLAVLGKLNNFVKEWIAEISELKNLPPSAISCVGGKIFTFGSYRLGVHTKGADIDALCVAPRHVERSDFFQSFFEKLKQHEEIKDLRAVEDAFVPVIKFKFDGIEIDLLFARLALQSIPDNLDLRGDSILRNLDIRCIRSLNGCRVTDEILYLVPNKENFRLTLRAIKLWAKRRGIYSNMLGFLGGVSWAMLVARTCQLYPNAVAATLVHKFFLVFSKWEWPNPVLLKQPEDSNLNLPVWDPRVNPSDRYHLMPIITPAYPQQNSTYNVSTSTRTIMSEEFKYGLSVTDEILQGKAEWSKLFEPPSFFQKYKHYIVLTASASTEENHLEWIGLVESKIRVLVGNLERNEYITLAHVNPQSFPGSKENRNENDFVSMWFIGIIFKKVENAESVNIDLTYDIQSFTDTVYRQANNINMLKDGMKIEATHVKKKQLHQYLPPELVQKKKRSIAELNRSSNGGSSKRISLDSSHLDSSRDTDSGTPFSSPTSKPSKPAFDTDDSVSPPKQLFVESPPAPSAAPAAKDQGMSIPVIGSMPPVKAKPPSPPASSSVSTVLSGNVKPDATSSPGEEPNGLDDSVNGAPVKRPHSPTQEDLTKRHKDAEVVPNDDSAFKEPYPVSSDCYTHGDGPNLTSLSGSKAKPIPTIDTSRTQRLPSMELPDASSPLPASNSCRVVKNSIKLALNRHNITPPKPPVSEGAVTTDAPPASEEKGMSIPVIGSKHTAPPVGSSIPTLVSRGADPLNGAASKRPLSPSMEEQAKRLKETEKARIHIA, from the exons ATGAAAGAAATGTCAAG CACCATGCCTGGTGGGCAGCAGCCTCAGAAACACTATGGCATCACCTCTGCCATTAGCCTTGCACCGCCACGAGAAATAGATCGCCAGTACACCAAGAAGCTCTGTGATGCTATGAAACCTTTTGGGGTGtttgaagatgaagaggaattGAACCACag ACTTGCAGTCCTCGGGAAGTTGAATAACTTTGTTAAAGAATGGATTGCAGAGATCAGTGAATTAAAG AACCTTCCACCATCAGCTATTAGCTGTGTTGGGGGCAAGATATTTACATTTGGTTCATACCGACTCGGAGTACACACCAAAG GAGCTGATATTGATGCCTTATGTGTGGCTCCACGCCATGTAGAGAGAAGTGactttttccagtctttcttTGAGAAATTGAAACAGCACGAAGAGATTAAAGATCTTAGG GCTGTCGAGGATGCTTTTGTACCAGTGATAAAATTCAAATTTGATGGAATTGAG ATTGACCTGCTTTTTGCCAGATTGGCCTTACAGTCCATTCCAGACAACTTGGACCTGAGGGGAGACTCCATTCTGAGAAACTTGGACATTCGGTGTATTCGCAGCCTTAATG GTTGTCGAGTAACTGATGAAATTTTGTACCTGGtgccaaacaaagaaaacttcaGGCTGACATTAAGAGCCATCAAACTGTGGGCTAAGC GTCGAGGGATCTACTCCAACATGCTGGGCTTTCTGGGTGGAGTGTCATGGGCCATGTTGGTGGCCAGGACCTGCCAGCTCTACCCCAACGCTGTCGCTGCCACGCTTGTCCACAAGTTCTTCTTGGTTTTCTCCAAATG GGAGTGGCCAAATCCTGTGCTATTGAAACAGCCTGAGGACAGTAACCTGAATTTACCCGTGTGGGATCCTAGA GTGAATCCATCTGACAGATACCACCTGATGCCCATCATCACACCTGCCTACCCCCAGCAGAACTCTACGTACAACGTGTCCACGTCAACACGCACCATCATGAGCGAAGAGTTCAAATACG GTCTCAGTGTCACAGATGAGATTCTTCAGGGCAAAGCAGAATGGTCCAAACTCTTTGAGCCACCCAGCTTTTTCCAAAAGTACAA acattACATTGTTCTAACTGCCAGTGCATCCACAGAAGAAAACCACTTAGAATG GATCGGCCTGGTGGAGTCAAAGATCCGCGTTCTGGTGGGAAACCTGGAGAGGAATGAGTACATCACCCTAGCTCATGTCAACCCCCAGTCGTTCCCTGGGTCCAAAGAGAACCGCAACGA GAACGACTTTGTGTCCATGTGGTTCATTGGGATCATCTTCAAGAAGGTGGAGAATGCGGAAAGTGTAAACATTGACCTGACGTATGACATTCAGTCCTTCACAGACACTG TGTACAGACAAGCCAACAACATCAACATGCTGAAGGATGGGATGAAGATTGAAGCAACACATgtgaagaagaagcagctcCATCAGTACCTTCCTCCCGAActtgtgcagaagaagaagagg AGCATAGCAGAGCTGAACCGCAGCTCTAATGGTGGGAGCTCTAAGCGGATCTCTCTGGACAGCAGTCACCTGGACAGCTCCAGAGACACAGACTCAGGGACTCCCTTCAGTTCCCCAACCAGCAAGCCCTCTAAACCTGCATTTGACACAGATGACAG CGTCAGCCCTCCCAAGCAACTTTTTGTGGAGAGCCCCCCAGCACCCAGTGCAGCACCTGCTGCTAAAGACCAGGGCATGTCCATCCCTGTCATTGGCTCAA TGCCTCCAGTTAAAGCAAAGCCTCCTTCCCCACCAGCCAGCAGCTCAGTCAGCACAGTGCTGAGCGGGAATGTGAAGCCCGACGCCACCAGCAGCCCCGGAGAGGAGCCCAACGGCCTGGACGACTCCGTCAATGGAGCTCCTGTCAAGAGACCACACTCCCCTACACAAGAGGACCTTACCAAGAGGCACAAAGACGCAGAG GTGGTGCCCAACGATGACTCTGCATTCAAAGAGCCATATCCAGTGTCCTCTGACTGCTATACACATGGAGATGGACCTAATCTT ACTTCTCTGTCTGGATCAAAGGCAAAGCCCATTCCAACCATCGATACCTCAAGAACACAG AGACTTCCCAGCATGGAGCTGCCAGATGCCTCCTCACCTCTGCCAGCCAGTAACAGCTGTCGTGTTGTGAAAAATTCCATTAAACTGGCACTCAACCGCCACAA CATCACACCTCCCAAACCTCCAGTGTCTGAGGGCGCCGTCACCACTGACGCTCCACCTGCCAGCGAAGAAAAGGGCATGTCCATTCCTGTCATTGGCTCAA AACACACGGCACCCCCCGTCGGCAGCTCCATTCCCACACTAGTGAGCCGAGGAGCCGACCCACTGAATGGAGCAGCCTCCAAGAGACCCCTCTCCCCCTCTATGGAGGAACAGGCCAAGAGGctgaaagaaacagagaaggCCAGAATCCACATAGCTTGA
- the haao gene encoding 3-hydroxyanthranilate 3,4-dioxygenase → MSKQSFLVNVDDWIAENQNAFLPPVCNKLMHFSQLQIMFVGGPNTRKDYHIEEGEELFYQLKGDMCLKVIENGKHKDVHIKEGEMFLLPARIPHSPQRQANTVGLVVERRRLLTETDCLRYYVDNTTDILFEKWFYCQNLGTQLVPVIKEFMASKQCKTGKPDPNEVFREPPFQFNTMNVMSPFSFKDWLEKQRPSLGNGKSVNMFGAQFETEATVFGPGLTETSVRQSDVWIWQMEGSSRVTLNEQEFTLSAGDSLLVPEQSQYEWQRDEGTVALCVVQNPERKRP, encoded by the exons atgagcaaacagtCTTTTCTAGTAAATGTGGACGACTGGATAGCAGAGAACCAAAATGCTTTTCTGCCACCAGTGTGCAACAAGCTCAT GCACTTTTCCCAGTTACAGATCATGTTTGTTGGAGGTCCCAATACCAGGAAGGATTACCATatagaggagggagaggag TTGTTCTACCAGCTGAAGGGGGACATGTGCCTGAAAGTGATTGAAAACGGCAAACACAAAGATGTGCACATCAAGGAGGGAGAG ATGTTTCTGCTGCCTGCTCGGATCCCTCATTCCCCCCAGAGACAGGCCAACACTGTAGgactggtggtggagaggagacgGCTTCTGACAGAGACCGACTGCCTGAG GTACTATGTGGACAACACTACTGACATCCTGTTCGAGAAATGGTTCTACTGCCAGAATCTAGGAACTCAACTGGTGCCAGTAATTAAAGA GTTCATGGCGTCTAAGCAGTGCAAAACAGGAAAACCTGATCCAA ATGAAGTCTTCAGAGAGCCTCCATTCCAGTTTAATACCATGAACGTGATGTCACCCTTCTCCTTCAAAGACTGGCTGGAAAAGCAAAGGCCGTCCCTGGGTAATGGAAAGTCTGTCAACATGTTCGGAGCTCAGTTTGAAACAGAG GCAACAGTGTTCGGACCTGGATTGACAGAGACGTCAGTGCGACAAAGTGATGTGTGGATTTGGCAAATG GAGGGATCGTCAAGAGTAACTCTGAATGAGCAGGAGTTTACCCTTTCTGCAGGGGACAGTTTGCTTGTTCCTGAGCAGAGCCA ATATGAGTGGCAGAGAGATGAGGGGACTGTCGCCTTGTGTGTGGTTCAAAACCCAGAGCGGAAGAGACCCTAA